The Manihot esculenta cultivar AM560-2 chromosome 1, M.esculenta_v8, whole genome shotgun sequence genome has a window encoding:
- the LOC110616483 gene encoding F-box protein At5g51370 isoform X1 — protein MSNSPYRRIPNSKLNPNPNPNPRSLPASKRSKALSLPDVWFKHQSLKHATLKMHLRSLSASPPSDTDFSFLSGLKSVTLDPPGPDHTALLSDELLLQIFSRLPISCYISNSLVCKRWLYLHGRLVQSLKLTDWSFLKSGRIFRRFPNLTEIDIVNACVRTPLNSGILVTHKNLSIHVGTEFAGTEFIEPIYLLPSDLVDSGLEMIAKGYPNLRRIFAIGASETGLSSISNECDTLQELQLHCCGDLSLKGISRCRNLQVVKLIGRVDEFYNSVVSDIGLTILAQGCRRLVKLELCGCEGSYDGIKAIGQCCQMLEELTLFDHRMDGGWLAALSFCGNLKTLRLQSCKSIDSDPGPDEHLGSCPTLEELHLQQCQMRDKPGVKALFLVCEAVREIVLQNCWGLEDEVFAFASVCRRVKLVSLEGCSLLTTGGLEAVIVNWKELQRLKVISCNKIKDSEISPALASLFSVLKELKWRPDSRFLLSSCLAGTGVGSKGGRFFKGLKG, from the exons ATGTCCAATTCACCATATAGAAGAATCCCAAATTCAAAACTGAACCCTAACCCTAACCCCAATCCGAGGTCACTTCCAGCTTCAAAACGGAGCAAAGCTCTAAGCTTACCGGACGTATGGTTCAAACACCAATCGCTAAAGCATGCAACTTTGAAGATGCATCTAAGATCTCTCTCAGCATCACCTCCTTCTGACACTGATTTTTCATTTCTGTCAGGACTTAAATCTGTAACACTGGACCCTCCAGGGCCCGACCACACCGCCCTCCTCTCTGATGAGCTCCTCCTCCAAATTTTCTCCAGGCTTCCAATCTCTTGTTATATCTCTAATTCTCTTGTCTGTAAGCGCTGGTTGTATCTTCATGGCCGCTTGGTACAATCCCTCAAGCTCACCGACTGGTCCTTTCTTAAGTCGGGTCGAATATTTCGCCGCTTCCCCAATCTCACGGAGATTGATATCGTTAACGCTTGTGTTAGAACCCCTCTTAACTCCGGTATCTTGGTGACTCATAAGAATTTGTCAATTCATGTTGGTACCGAATTTGCGGGGACGGAGTTTATCGAACCGATTTATCTGTTACCATCGGATTTAGTTGATAGTGGGCTTGAAATGATTGCCAAAGGATACCCTAATTTGAGGAGAATTTTTGCAATTGGCGCGAGCGAAACTGGGCTATCGAGTATTTCAAATGAGTGCGACACATTGCAAGAGTTGCAGTTACATTGTTGTGGGGATTTATCGTTGAAGGGTATTTCGCGTTGTAGGAATTTGCAAGTAGTGAAATTGATTGGTCGTGTTGATGAGTTTTATAATTCGGTGGTGTCTGACATTGGTTTGACGATATTAGCGCAAGGATGTAGGCGGTTAGTGAAGCTTGAGCTTTGTGGATGTGAAGGAAGCTATGATGGGATTAAAGCAATAGGACAGTGTTGTCAAATGCTTGAGGAGTTGACTCTCTTTGATCATAGGATGGATGGTGGGTGGTTGGCTGCACTGTCATTTTGCGGCAATTTGAAGACTTTGAGGCTGCAGTCCTGCAAGAGCATTGATTCAGACCCAGGTCCCGATGAGCATTTGGGATCCTGTCCTACACTTGAAGAGCTGCATTTGCAACAGTGTCAGATGCGGGATAAGCCAGGGGTGAAGGCTTTGTTTTTAGTTTGTGAGGCAGTCAGGGAGATTGTTTTGCAGAACTGTTGGGGACTGGAGGAtgaagtctttgcctttgcAAGTGTTTGTAG GAGGGTGAAGCTTGTATCACTAGAAGGATGTTCATTGCTGACAACTGGAGGTTTGGAGGCAGTTATTGTTAATTGGAAGGAGCTTCAAAGGCTGAAAGTAATATCATGCAACAAGATCAAGGACAGTGAAATAAGTCCTGCCCTTGCATCTCTATTCTCTGTTCTCAAAGAACTGAAATGGCGACCAGACTCCAGATTTCTCCTTTCTTCATGTCTCGCTGGGACTGGTGTGGGAAGTAAAGGTGGTAGATTTTTCAAGGGATTGAAGGGTTGA
- the LOC110616483 gene encoding F-box protein At5g51380 isoform X2 has product MSNSPYRRIPNSKLNPNPNPNPRSLPASKRSKALSLPDVWFKHQSLKHATLKMHLRSLSASPPSDTDFSFLSGLKSVTLDPPGPDHTALLSDELLLQIFSRLPISCYISNSLVCKRWLYLHGRLVQSLKLTDWSFLKSGRIFRRFPNLTEIDIVNACVRTPLNSGILVTHKNLSIHVGTEFAGTEFIEPIYLLPSDLVDSGLEMIAKGYPNLRRIFAIGASETGLSSISNECDTLQELQLHCCGDLSLKGISRCRNLQVVKLIGRVDEFYNSVVSDIGLTILAQGCRRLVKLELCGCEGSYDGIKAIGQCCQMLEELTLFDHRMDGGWLAALSFCGNLKTLRLQSCKSIDSDPGPDEHLGSCPTLEELHLQQCQMRDKPGVKALFLVCEAVREIVLQNCWGLEDEVFAFASVCRYGPLSLWF; this is encoded by the coding sequence ATGTCCAATTCACCATATAGAAGAATCCCAAATTCAAAACTGAACCCTAACCCTAACCCCAATCCGAGGTCACTTCCAGCTTCAAAACGGAGCAAAGCTCTAAGCTTACCGGACGTATGGTTCAAACACCAATCGCTAAAGCATGCAACTTTGAAGATGCATCTAAGATCTCTCTCAGCATCACCTCCTTCTGACACTGATTTTTCATTTCTGTCAGGACTTAAATCTGTAACACTGGACCCTCCAGGGCCCGACCACACCGCCCTCCTCTCTGATGAGCTCCTCCTCCAAATTTTCTCCAGGCTTCCAATCTCTTGTTATATCTCTAATTCTCTTGTCTGTAAGCGCTGGTTGTATCTTCATGGCCGCTTGGTACAATCCCTCAAGCTCACCGACTGGTCCTTTCTTAAGTCGGGTCGAATATTTCGCCGCTTCCCCAATCTCACGGAGATTGATATCGTTAACGCTTGTGTTAGAACCCCTCTTAACTCCGGTATCTTGGTGACTCATAAGAATTTGTCAATTCATGTTGGTACCGAATTTGCGGGGACGGAGTTTATCGAACCGATTTATCTGTTACCATCGGATTTAGTTGATAGTGGGCTTGAAATGATTGCCAAAGGATACCCTAATTTGAGGAGAATTTTTGCAATTGGCGCGAGCGAAACTGGGCTATCGAGTATTTCAAATGAGTGCGACACATTGCAAGAGTTGCAGTTACATTGTTGTGGGGATTTATCGTTGAAGGGTATTTCGCGTTGTAGGAATTTGCAAGTAGTGAAATTGATTGGTCGTGTTGATGAGTTTTATAATTCGGTGGTGTCTGACATTGGTTTGACGATATTAGCGCAAGGATGTAGGCGGTTAGTGAAGCTTGAGCTTTGTGGATGTGAAGGAAGCTATGATGGGATTAAAGCAATAGGACAGTGTTGTCAAATGCTTGAGGAGTTGACTCTCTTTGATCATAGGATGGATGGTGGGTGGTTGGCTGCACTGTCATTTTGCGGCAATTTGAAGACTTTGAGGCTGCAGTCCTGCAAGAGCATTGATTCAGACCCAGGTCCCGATGAGCATTTGGGATCCTGTCCTACACTTGAAGAGCTGCATTTGCAACAGTGTCAGATGCGGGATAAGCCAGGGGTGAAGGCTTTGTTTTTAGTTTGTGAGGCAGTCAGGGAGATTGTTTTGCAGAACTGTTGGGGACTGGAGGAtgaagtctttgcctttgcAAGTGTTTGTAGGTATGGGCCTTTGTCCTTGTGGTTTTAA